From one Pontibacillus sp. HMF3514 genomic stretch:
- a CDS encoding class I SAM-dependent methyltransferase: MSNAKQRVQETFSKNAEKYVTSQTHAKGKDLALMVEWASPKNNWEALDIATGGGHVAKTFSPHVNKVVASDLTKEMLENTASHLAEYKNISYEVADAEQLPFSDHSFDLVTCRIAPHHFPNPKSFIREVSRVLKENGKFIMIDNVAPEEAELADFMNTLEHMRDTSHVRCLPVSEWQKLCKKHHLHVLKSRTRKKTFDFHDWVNRTVEDESTKESVSSYLRNADTHMKDYFQIKETQEDIEAFSIDEWMVLCEKLPTT; this comes from the coding sequence ATGTCAAATGCCAAACAACGGGTTCAAGAGACATTCAGCAAAAATGCAGAGAAATATGTGACAAGTCAAACTCATGCTAAAGGAAAAGATTTAGCATTAATGGTTGAATGGGCCTCACCCAAAAATAATTGGGAAGCTTTAGATATTGCTACTGGAGGAGGGCATGTTGCCAAAACCTTTTCTCCGCATGTAAATAAAGTAGTTGCAAGTGATCTAACAAAAGAGATGCTTGAAAACACCGCTTCTCACCTAGCGGAATATAAGAATATCTCTTATGAAGTGGCGGATGCAGAACAACTGCCTTTTTCAGATCATTCTTTTGATCTTGTAACTTGTCGAATCGCACCGCATCATTTTCCGAATCCAAAAAGTTTTATTCGAGAAGTGAGTCGTGTATTGAAAGAAAACGGCAAATTTATTATGATCGATAACGTTGCTCCTGAAGAAGCAGAATTAGCAGATTTTATGAACACCCTTGAACATATGAGGGATACAAGTCATGTGCGGTGTTTACCCGTTTCAGAGTGGCAAAAGCTATGCAAGAAACATCATTTGCATGTGTTAAAAAGTCGAACACGTAAAAAGACGTTTGATTTTCATGATTGGGTGAATCGTACAGTAGAGGATGAATCTACGAAAGAGAGTGTATCTTCCTATTTAAGAAATGCGGATACACATATGAAAGATTATTTTCAAATAAAAGAAACACAAGAAGACATTGAAGCATTTTCCATAGATGAATGGATGGTGCTATGCGAGAAATTACCAACAACGTAA
- a CDS encoding UDP-N-acetylmuramoyl-L-alanyl-D-glutamate--2,6-diaminopimelate ligase: MKLSDILGDIEYEVVWGDIEVPIDCISYHSDKMKQDSLFVCVEGSKHDGHDYIAQAVMKGCRAIIVEKKVALEFIPEGCTVVQVKGTRKLLPFIASRFYDNPSESFNLVGVTGTNGKTSVTHMISFILSYAGRHVGSIGTLGDQMNQEVIDTTRTTPTTPEAFDLQQVFGHMRDRGVTDVVMEVSSMGLELHRVDSCDFTVGIFTNLSPEHLDDHVTFERYKEAKLKLFSLAPQSIINADDANAEDFIQASKGDCQTYGIDNLDADWVAKDVSVQVNGVTFTLVGHDVHTEVTVPIPGRFTVYNALAAISTCLSLDVPLQTILAALKEIKGPDGRLQTIQSPDGYTIMVDYAHTPDALDNVLSNLKPYTAGKLILVFGCGGDRDEAKRPRMGEIASKWCDHIILTSDNPRTEDPMSIIKDIEKGIGMIKEYDIIEDRKKAIQYAMKNAEKEDIILIAGKGNETYQIVGEEKLPFSDVQVVKENM; encoded by the coding sequence ATGAAACTAAGCGATATATTAGGTGATATTGAATATGAAGTGGTTTGGGGAGATATAGAAGTACCAATTGATTGTATTTCTTATCACTCCGACAAAATGAAACAAGACTCTCTATTTGTTTGTGTAGAAGGGTCTAAGCATGACGGTCATGATTATATTGCTCAAGCAGTAATGAAAGGTTGTAGAGCCATAATCGTGGAGAAAAAAGTAGCCTTAGAGTTTATACCAGAAGGATGTACAGTCGTTCAAGTTAAGGGTACACGTAAACTTTTACCGTTCATAGCTAGCCGTTTTTATGACAATCCTTCAGAATCTTTCAATCTAGTAGGTGTTACAGGGACAAACGGTAAAACGTCCGTCACACACATGATCTCTTTTATCCTAAGCTATGCAGGTCGACATGTAGGGAGTATTGGCACTCTTGGAGATCAGATGAATCAGGAAGTGATTGATACCACAAGAACGACTCCTACAACGCCAGAGGCCTTTGATTTACAACAAGTCTTTGGTCATATGAGAGATCGAGGTGTAACAGATGTGGTCATGGAAGTCTCTTCAATGGGACTTGAACTTCATCGTGTGGATAGCTGTGACTTTACGGTTGGGATCTTTACTAATCTATCTCCTGAACATTTAGATGACCATGTTACATTCGAACGATATAAAGAAGCTAAACTAAAGCTATTTTCACTAGCTCCACAGTCGATTATCAATGCAGATGATGCAAATGCGGAGGATTTTATTCAGGCTTCTAAAGGAGATTGTCAGACCTACGGCATTGACAACCTTGATGCTGATTGGGTTGCAAAAGACGTTTCTGTTCAAGTGAATGGTGTAACCTTTACCCTTGTTGGGCATGATGTTCATACAGAAGTCACTGTTCCTATACCAGGTCGCTTTACTGTGTACAATGCTTTAGCTGCTATAAGCACTTGCCTATCTCTTGATGTACCGCTTCAAACGATTCTTGCTGCGTTAAAAGAAATTAAAGGGCCGGATGGTCGTTTGCAAACCATTCAATCACCTGATGGATATACCATTATGGTGGACTATGCTCATACTCCGGATGCACTTGACAATGTCTTATCAAACCTTAAACCTTATACAGCAGGGAAACTAATTTTGGTATTCGGTTGTGGAGGCGACAGAGACGAAGCTAAACGTCCACGAATGGGAGAAATCGCAAGTAAATGGTGTGACCACATTATTTTAACTTCAGATAATCCAAGGACTGAAGATCCGATGTCGATTATCAAAGATATTGAAAAAGGCATAGGAATGATAAAAGAATATGACATCATCGAAGACCGTAAAAAAGCCATTCAATATGCCATGAAGAATGCTGAAAAAGAAGATATCATTCTCATCGCTGGTAAAGGGAATGAAACCTATCAAATCGTTGGGGAGGAAAAACTTCCTTTCAGTGATGTTCAAGTAGTAAAAGAAAATATGTAA
- a CDS encoding AMP-binding protein, translating to MSQQAVWNPSQSYIDSTRLYQWMKSLGFSDYHTFHEKSIDDLEWFWDKAVEELGIEWFQDYDKTLDLSKGVKYPNWFVNGKMNVTHNAVDKWAKQKDTANKTALIWESDDGGTRTFSYKELHDEVNQTAAGFQQLGIQPGDIITIYMPMLPETLFAMLAASKIGAIFSPAFSGYKADAVATRMNAAESKYLITADGFHRKGKTIPMKEEADKAASKSSSIERVIVVKRSGRDIAWNNERDVDWDDIRKPVDDFKTLETNANDPFMIIYTSGTTGKPKGTLHTHAGFPIKSAFDAGVMMDVKQDDTLFWYTDMGWMMGPFLVYGGLINGSSIVMFEGTPDYPNPDRLWQLVEQHQVTHLGIAPTLVRTLMKHGSSWVEQHDISSLKAFGSSGEPWNHEPWMWLFEDVGKSQIPIINYSGGTEISGGIFTNVLTKPISPVTFNAAIPGMDVHVYDKQATSVKNEVGELVITKPWVGMTNGFYKENERYENTYWNRWPDTWVHGDWVIHDDEGYYTITGRSDDTLNVAGKRTGPAEIESVLVDHEAVVEAGVIGIPHDVKGETPVGFVVLKPNYSASEELKSSILKHAVDVLGKALALKHLHFVNDLPKTRNAKVMRRVIRSAYLNENAGDLSALENPETVDKIRELGKQEQHN from the coding sequence ATGTCACAGCAAGCAGTTTGGAATCCATCGCAATCTTATATTGATTCTACACGACTTTATCAATGGATGAAATCTCTGGGTTTTTCAGACTATCATACGTTCCACGAAAAGTCGATTGATGATTTAGAATGGTTTTGGGATAAAGCCGTTGAAGAGCTTGGGATAGAATGGTTTCAAGACTATGATAAAACGCTTGATTTGTCCAAAGGTGTAAAATATCCAAATTGGTTTGTTAACGGTAAGATGAATGTCACACATAATGCCGTTGATAAATGGGCTAAGCAAAAAGATACTGCAAATAAAACAGCCCTTATATGGGAAAGTGATGATGGTGGAACACGTACTTTCAGCTATAAAGAACTCCATGATGAAGTGAATCAAACAGCAGCAGGATTTCAACAATTAGGTATTCAACCAGGTGATATTATTACGATCTATATGCCAATGTTGCCTGAAACGTTATTTGCTATGCTAGCCGCTTCAAAAATAGGAGCGATCTTCTCCCCTGCTTTCTCAGGTTATAAAGCAGATGCCGTAGCCACACGTATGAATGCCGCTGAGTCCAAATACCTTATTACAGCAGACGGTTTTCATCGTAAAGGCAAAACGATACCTATGAAAGAGGAAGCTGATAAAGCTGCTTCTAAATCTTCCTCTATTGAAAGAGTCATTGTAGTTAAACGATCGGGTCGTGACATTGCGTGGAATAACGAACGTGATGTAGATTGGGATGACATTCGCAAGCCTGTAGATGATTTTAAGACACTTGAAACCAATGCTAATGACCCCTTTATGATTATTTATACATCAGGTACGACAGGAAAGCCAAAAGGTACCCTCCATACACATGCAGGCTTCCCGATTAAATCTGCGTTTGATGCAGGCGTTATGATGGATGTTAAACAAGATGATACCCTATTTTGGTACACAGATATGGGATGGATGATGGGTCCTTTTCTTGTATATGGTGGTTTGATAAATGGATCAAGTATCGTCATGTTTGAAGGAACGCCTGACTATCCAAATCCTGACCGCTTATGGCAATTGGTAGAACAACATCAAGTAACGCATTTAGGGATTGCCCCAACACTTGTTCGTACTCTTATGAAACACGGATCATCCTGGGTAGAACAACATGATATCTCTTCCTTAAAAGCCTTTGGTTCTTCAGGTGAACCGTGGAATCATGAGCCATGGATGTGGTTGTTTGAAGATGTCGGAAAGTCCCAAATTCCAATTATTAATTATTCAGGCGGAACGGAAATCTCCGGTGGGATATTCACCAACGTATTAACAAAACCGATTAGCCCTGTAACCTTTAATGCAGCTATCCCTGGTATGGATGTACATGTATATGATAAACAAGCAACGTCCGTTAAAAATGAAGTTGGAGAGTTAGTAATTACCAAGCCATGGGTAGGTATGACAAACGGCTTTTACAAAGAGAATGAACGTTATGAAAACACATACTGGAATCGTTGGCCAGATACTTGGGTTCACGGAGATTGGGTGATCCATGATGATGAAGGATATTATACGATTACAGGTCGTTCTGATGATACGTTAAACGTAGCTGGGAAGCGAACGGGTCCTGCTGAAATTGAATCCGTACTTGTCGATCATGAAGCAGTAGTTGAAGCTGGTGTAATAGGTATCCCTCATGATGTAAAAGGTGAAACACCTGTTGGATTTGTCGTATTAAAGCCAAACTATTCCGCTTCAGAAGAATTGAAGTCCTCTATCCTGAAACATGCTGTAGATGTTTTAGGTAAAGCTCTAGCATTAAAACATTTACACTTTGTAAATGATCTACCTAAGACAAGGAATGCCAAAGTTATGCGGCGTGTTATTCGTTCCGCGTACCTAAATGAAAATGCAGGAGACTTATCAGCATTAGAAAATCCAGAGACAGTTGATAAAATACGAGAATTAGGAAAACAAGAACAGCATAATTAA
- a CDS encoding GNAT family N-acetyltransferase produces the protein MELHFTPKIQKQLDVLQKIESGPIYPYQLLTNLLYEPTGVCPEVLIYMIQHLGKEKVFYFKESGDQLHEEEAAYNMGELTVSESMKVVLLEADNRRKRYNQSFITEGHVFHAMLTKDPILAKLIPATIREDILSFASVPRDMTVSLRHYKMPKVMLDEGITLLRAALKDQEELLRFISERFGDPWVKTIQIALEKECPPLYIARDRGELIGFACYDSVRDQKGVYGPMGTSPQVRTKGVGYALLHTCLEEMKQKGYEYAILGEAGPIEYYERACGAKLIPIIDY, from the coding sequence ATGGAGTTACATTTCACACCAAAAATTCAAAAGCAACTTGATGTCTTACAAAAAATTGAATCAGGGCCTATATATCCGTATCAACTTCTTACTAATTTGCTATATGAGCCTACAGGGGTGTGTCCCGAAGTCTTGATATATATGATTCAGCACCTTGGTAAGGAAAAGGTATTTTATTTTAAAGAATCAGGTGATCAGTTACATGAAGAAGAAGCGGCTTATAATATGGGGGAATTGACTGTTTCTGAATCTATGAAAGTGGTTTTATTAGAAGCGGATAACAGGCGGAAGCGGTATAATCAAAGCTTTATTACAGAAGGCCATGTATTTCATGCAATGTTAACAAAGGACCCTATTCTAGCTAAATTAATTCCAGCCACTATACGAGAAGACATCCTTTCGTTTGCAAGTGTTCCAAGGGATATGACTGTAAGCCTACGTCATTATAAAATGCCTAAAGTTATGTTGGATGAAGGGATTACATTGTTGCGTGCTGCACTAAAGGATCAAGAAGAGTTATTGCGTTTTATTTCAGAAAGGTTTGGAGATCCATGGGTTAAAACCATTCAGATCGCATTAGAAAAGGAATGTCCACCACTTTATATTGCACGTGACAGAGGAGAACTAATAGGGTTTGCTTGCTATGATTCTGTTCGTGATCAAAAAGGGGTATATGGACCAATGGGAACCTCTCCACAAGTACGCACAAAAGGTGTTGGTTACGCACTTTTACATACTTGCCTAGAAGAAATGAAACAAAAAGGCTATGAGTATGCCATTTTAGGAGAGGCAGGTCCAATAGAATATTATGAACGAGCTTGTGGAGCAAAGTTAATACCGATCATAGATTATTGA
- a CDS encoding PadR family transcriptional regulator encodes MSHKNNPKKFALNMSAAQFTKFYILHLLHKRNSMISEHFKEEFSKLTGNWQPAPSTLLDTLHDMHEEGLLQRTEDYKSHEKKRQKVYWYRVTPKGEEEFEVLKKHYKMLFDEQIHILNKIMKEVYQ; translated from the coding sequence ATGTCTCATAAAAACAATCCAAAAAAGTTTGCTCTGAATATGTCTGCAGCTCAATTTACAAAGTTTTATATTCTTCATCTGCTTCACAAACGCAACTCTATGATTAGCGAGCACTTTAAAGAAGAATTTAGTAAACTCACAGGAAACTGGCAGCCTGCCCCTTCTACTCTTCTTGACACCCTTCATGATATGCATGAGGAAGGTTTGCTTCAACGTACTGAGGATTATAAATCTCATGAAAAGAAGCGCCAGAAAGTGTATTGGTACCGTGTTACGCCTAAGGGTGAAGAAGAATTTGAAGTTTTAAAGAAACATTACAAAATGTTATTTGATGAACAGATTCATATTTTGAATAAAATTATGAAAGAAGTTTATCAATAA
- a CDS encoding FAD-binding oxidoreductase, translating into MQTKIVIGAGILGASTAYHLAKEGVKVTLVDRKDTGQATEAAAGIVCPWLTQRRNKPWYRLVKGGAKYYPTLIQELEDQGETETGYARVGAINIFDTDEKLEKKMEIARQRLETAQEMGEVTKLSAEETKKLFPVLSDEYGAVHISGGARVNGRELRDALIRGAKKNGATFIEQDASLIFEGSTVTGVKINKEDHFADQVIVTGGAWSKELLEPMGMNFQVRPQKAQIVHLQMPNTDTSQWPVLMPPYNKYMLTFNDGKIVVGATHEDEAGFDNRVTAEAIHEILDKAFKVAPGLAESTYVETKVGFRPFTPGFLPIVGPVPNTEGLYVANGLGASGLTSGPYLGAQLAQQIMGQDTELDLNDYDVSTAFESKKE; encoded by the coding sequence ATGCAAACAAAGATCGTTATAGGCGCGGGAATTCTTGGTGCATCTACTGCCTATCACTTAGCCAAAGAGGGCGTAAAAGTCACATTAGTAGATCGAAAAGATACAGGACAGGCTACTGAAGCTGCTGCAGGAATTGTATGTCCATGGCTTACCCAGCGACGCAACAAACCATGGTATCGCTTAGTGAAAGGTGGAGCGAAATATTATCCTACCTTAATTCAAGAATTAGAGGACCAGGGTGAAACTGAAACCGGATATGCCCGTGTTGGTGCCATTAATATATTTGATACCGATGAAAAACTAGAAAAGAAGATGGAAATTGCACGTCAGCGACTTGAGACAGCTCAAGAAATGGGGGAAGTGACAAAGCTTTCTGCGGAAGAGACAAAAAAATTGTTTCCCGTATTATCTGATGAGTACGGTGCTGTTCATATAAGTGGAGGTGCACGTGTGAACGGTAGAGAATTACGAGATGCTCTCATACGTGGTGCTAAAAAGAATGGTGCTACCTTTATTGAACAGGATGCTTCACTCATTTTTGAAGGCTCTACTGTCACTGGTGTGAAGATCAATAAGGAAGATCACTTTGCTGATCAAGTCATTGTAACAGGAGGAGCTTGGTCTAAGGAGCTTTTAGAACCTATGGGAATGAACTTTCAGGTTCGACCACAGAAAGCTCAAATCGTTCATTTACAAATGCCAAATACCGATACGAGTCAATGGCCTGTACTCATGCCGCCTTATAACAAATATATGCTTACCTTTAATGACGGAAAAATAGTAGTTGGTGCTACACATGAAGATGAAGCAGGATTCGACAATCGAGTAACAGCTGAAGCCATTCATGAAATTTTGGATAAAGCCTTTAAAGTAGCTCCTGGCTTAGCTGAAAGCACATATGTAGAAACAAAAGTAGGGTTTAGACCATTTACACCAGGCTTTTTACCAATTGTAGGTCCCGTCCCGAATACAGAAGGGCTTTATGTTGCTAATGGTCTTGGTGCATCTGGTCTAACAAGTGGACCTTATTTAGGAGCTCAGCTAGCTCAACAAATAATGGGGCAAGACACGGAACTTGATTTGAATGATTATGATGTCTCTACAGCATTCGAATCGAAAAAAGAATGA
- a CDS encoding glycosyltransferase family 1 protein, with protein sequence MKIAIITETFLPSTDGVVTRLTEAIKYLRKHNHEVIVICPDLGTTEFEGAIIEGVKATNLPFYRSRPFALPNKRVKDLLEKHQPDLVHVVNPAMLGVSGVKYATKLNFPLLASYHTHVPKYMDYYNLYPFKPILWWYFKRLHNQAELNLCTSQAVKDELDHHGFNNVHVWKRGVAIDRYNPSYYNQEMRSRLTNGETDKKLLVFVGRLAPEKEIHKLKPLLEERNDVRLAIVGDGPIREQLEQKFEGTNTVFTGFLHGDELNQAFSSADAFIFPSITETLGLVILEAMASGLPVIAAKSGPTMEQVDDERTGLLFENEDTSSLITAVEKLEDPELLQSMRENAREEAEKFSWTKPSEQLLEFYEKLLGVSMKQAQ encoded by the coding sequence TTGAAGATCGCCATTATTACCGAGACATTTCTCCCGTCAACAGATGGAGTCGTCACAAGGTTAACTGAAGCTATAAAATACTTGAGAAAACATAATCATGAAGTCATTGTGATTTGTCCAGACTTGGGCACGACAGAGTTCGAAGGAGCAATTATTGAGGGTGTTAAAGCCACAAACTTACCATTTTATCGTTCTCGTCCGTTCGCATTACCAAACAAACGGGTGAAAGATCTTTTAGAAAAACACCAACCAGACCTAGTACATGTTGTGAATCCAGCAATGTTAGGGGTTTCTGGAGTTAAGTATGCAACAAAGCTTAACTTCCCATTACTTGCTTCTTATCACACGCATGTACCCAAATATATGGATTATTACAACTTATATCCATTCAAGCCAATACTCTGGTGGTACTTTAAACGACTACACAACCAAGCTGAACTTAATTTATGTACATCACAAGCCGTTAAAGATGAATTAGATCATCATGGCTTTAATAACGTGCATGTTTGGAAGCGTGGTGTAGCAATCGATCGCTATAATCCATCTTATTATAATCAAGAAATGCGATCACGCTTAACAAACGGAGAGACAGATAAAAAGTTACTTGTTTTTGTTGGTCGTTTAGCTCCTGAGAAGGAAATTCATAAATTGAAGCCGTTACTTGAAGAACGTAATGATGTTCGCTTAGCAATTGTAGGAGATGGTCCAATACGCGAACAGTTAGAGCAAAAGTTCGAGGGAACGAATACGGTATTCACAGGATTTCTACACGGAGATGAACTTAATCAAGCATTCTCATCTGCAGATGCGTTTATTTTCCCATCTATCACAGAGACATTGGGGCTAGTGATTTTAGAAGCAATGGCTTCCGGTTTACCGGTTATAGCTGCTAAAAGTGGTCCAACGATGGAACAGGTGGATGACGAACGTACAGGTCTTCTATTTGAAAATGAGGATACAAGCAGCCTCATTACAGCAGTTGAAAAGCTTGAAGATCCTGAGTTGCTGCAAAGCATGCGAGAAAATGCGAGGGAGGAAGCTGAAAAATTCAGCTGGACCAAACCATCGGAGCAACTATTGGAGTTTTATGAAAAATTACTTGGTGTTTCTATGAAGCAAGCGCAATAA